One region of Catenuloplanes indicus genomic DNA includes:
- a CDS encoding cobalamin biosynthesis protein, translated as MRVAEAVGMLAGYGLDAVFGDPRRWHPVAGFGTAASALEKRVYAPDRAAGACFAAVAVGTPVLAGAALAGLTRRRPVMRAVAVAAATWTVLGARTLRAEAHTMAGALDRGDIEAARGRLGHLCGRDPSALDEPELARATVESVAENTSDAVVAPLFWGAVAGLPGLLGYRAANTLDAMVGHRSTRYVRFGTPAARLDDALNLAPSRLTAALTVALAPLAGGDPARALRIWLRDGHHHPSPNAGQCESSMAGALGIRLGGHNVYFGRSEFRPHLGEGTPPLAPDIARAARLSGAVGLAAATLAATYRLTIALRARRSTTTSTASATMRPAAGPAGRRAMSGRQSATTRAAGRAGDVR; from the coding sequence CTGCGGGTCGCGGAGGCGGTCGGGATGCTCGCCGGCTACGGGCTGGACGCGGTCTTCGGGGACCCGCGGCGGTGGCATCCCGTGGCCGGATTCGGCACGGCCGCGTCCGCGCTGGAGAAGCGGGTCTACGCGCCCGACCGGGCCGCCGGTGCCTGTTTTGCGGCCGTGGCCGTCGGCACGCCGGTGCTGGCGGGTGCCGCGCTCGCCGGGCTGACCCGGCGGCGCCCGGTAATGCGTGCCGTGGCCGTCGCGGCCGCCACCTGGACCGTGCTCGGCGCCCGCACGCTGCGCGCCGAGGCACACACCATGGCGGGCGCGCTGGACCGCGGCGACATCGAGGCCGCCCGAGGCCGGCTCGGTCACCTGTGCGGCCGGGACCCGTCCGCGCTGGACGAGCCCGAACTGGCCCGCGCCACCGTCGAATCGGTCGCGGAGAACACGTCGGACGCCGTCGTCGCCCCGCTCTTCTGGGGCGCGGTCGCCGGCCTCCCCGGCCTGCTCGGCTACCGCGCGGCGAACACGCTGGACGCGATGGTCGGTCACCGCTCCACGCGCTACGTCCGGTTCGGCACGCCGGCCGCCCGCCTGGACGACGCGCTCAACCTTGCCCCGTCCCGCCTGACCGCCGCGCTCACCGTCGCGCTCGCCCCGCTGGCCGGCGGCGACCCGGCACGGGCGCTGCGCATCTGGCTGCGCGACGGCCACCACCACCCCAGCCCGAACGCGGGCCAGTGCGAATCCTCCATGGCCGGTGCGCTCGGCATCCGCCTCGGCGGCCACAACGTCTACTTCGGCCGCTCCGAGTTCCGCCCGCACCTGGGCGAGGGCACTCCCCCGCTGGCTCCCGACATCGCCCGCGCCGCCCGCCTCTCCGGCGCGGTAGGCCTCGCCGCCGCCACCCTGGCCGCCACCTACCGCCTCACCATCGCGCTCCGCGCCCGCCGCAGCACCACCACGTCCACCGCCAGTGCGACCATGCGCCCTGCCGCCGGCCCGGCCGGGAGGCGTGCGATGAGCGGGCGGCAGTCCGCCACCACGCGGGCCGCGGGCCGGGCGGGAGACGTGCGATGA
- a CDS encoding cobyric acid synthase has product MSGRRAGGLLVAGTTSDAGKSVLTAGICRWLWRQGVRVAPFKAQNMSNNSAVVVGPDGRGGEIGRAQAMQAAAAGLAPDIRFNPVLLKPGSDLHSQVVLLGEAVDTVSAGSYRALRPKLAETVFATLDELRAEFDAVICEGAGSPAEINLRAGDFVNMGLARGARLPAIVVGDIDRGGVFAALFGTLALLSPEDQALLSGFVINKFRGDLGLLRPGLDMITGATGRPVHGVLPYDHDLWIDGEDSLAYGSTLGRPAPPVGRDWLRVAVVRLPRISNATDAEALATEPGVRVRLTGTPADLLDADLVVLPGSKSTVADLRWLRETGLADAVTAHAAAGKPVLGICGGFQMLSRVIHDDVESRDGTVPGLGLLPTEITFAPRKTLGLPSGSAFGAESVSGYEIHHGVVSAADENTRPFLHYGNGRPEGAIAGPVFGTHWHGAFESDGFRRRFLTEAARLSGRHGFTVAPDTSFATARARTLDRLADLVEEHLDTTALRHLIESGPPPGLPFIPPGAPA; this is encoded by the coding sequence ATGAGCGGGCGGCGGGCCGGCGGGCTGCTGGTGGCCGGGACCACGTCGGATGCCGGGAAGAGTGTGTTGACCGCCGGGATCTGCCGGTGGCTGTGGCGGCAGGGCGTGCGCGTGGCGCCGTTCAAGGCGCAGAACATGTCGAACAACTCGGCCGTGGTGGTCGGGCCGGACGGGCGGGGCGGCGAGATCGGCCGGGCGCAGGCCATGCAGGCCGCGGCGGCCGGGCTGGCGCCGGACATCCGGTTCAACCCGGTGCTGCTGAAGCCCGGCAGCGACCTGCACAGCCAGGTGGTGCTGCTCGGCGAGGCGGTCGACACGGTGAGCGCGGGCAGCTACCGCGCGCTGCGGCCGAAGCTGGCGGAGACCGTGTTCGCGACGCTGGACGAGCTGCGGGCCGAGTTCGACGCGGTGATCTGCGAGGGCGCGGGCAGCCCCGCCGAGATCAACCTGCGGGCCGGAGACTTCGTCAACATGGGTCTCGCACGCGGCGCACGGCTGCCCGCGATCGTGGTCGGCGACATCGACCGGGGCGGGGTGTTCGCGGCGCTGTTCGGCACGCTCGCGCTGCTCTCCCCGGAGGATCAGGCGCTGCTCAGCGGCTTCGTGATCAACAAGTTCCGCGGCGATCTCGGCCTGCTCCGGCCGGGCCTCGACATGATCACCGGCGCGACCGGGCGTCCGGTACACGGCGTACTCCCCTACGACCACGACCTCTGGATCGACGGCGAGGACTCGCTGGCCTACGGCAGCACGCTCGGGCGGCCCGCGCCCCCGGTCGGCCGTGACTGGCTGCGGGTCGCCGTGGTCCGGCTGCCGCGCATCTCCAACGCCACCGACGCGGAGGCGCTGGCCACCGAGCCGGGCGTGCGGGTGCGGCTGACCGGCACACCGGCCGACCTGCTGGACGCGGATCTGGTGGTGCTGCCCGGCTCCAAGTCCACGGTCGCCGACCTGCGCTGGCTCCGGGAGACCGGGCTCGCGGACGCGGTCACGGCGCACGCGGCCGCGGGCAAGCCGGTACTCGGCATCTGCGGCGGCTTCCAGATGCTGTCCCGCGTCATCCACGACGACGTGGAGAGCCGCGACGGCACAGTGCCCGGCCTCGGCCTGCTGCCCACCGAGATCACATTCGCGCCGCGGAAGACGCTCGGTCTGCCGTCCGGCAGCGCGTTCGGCGCCGAGAGCGTCTCCGGCTACGAGATCCACCACGGCGTGGTCTCCGCCGCGGACGAGAACACCCGCCCGTTCCTGCACTACGGGAACGGCCGACCCGAGGGTGCGATCGCCGGCCCGGTGTTCGGCACGCACTGGCACGGCGCCTTCGAGTCCGACGGCTTCCGCCGCCGCTTCCTGACCGAGGCCGCCCGTCTGTCGGGTCGGCACGGGTTCACGGTCGCACCGGACACGTCGTTCGCCACCGCGCGCGCCCGCACGCTGGACCGCCTCGCCGACCTGGTCGAGGAACACCTCGACACCACCGCGCTCCGGCACCTCATCGAGTCCGGACCGCCACCCGGCCTCCCGTTCATTCCCCCCGGCGCCCCAGCCTGA
- a CDS encoding serine hydrolase domain-containing protein gives MHRRIGRAAALVATATAAATLTTAVPAVAGPASAHSDRRLLQQAVDDLAGYGITGVQALIRDGRRTAEARAGVADITTNRPVPKNGYFRMGSNTKTFTSVILLQLVGEGRLRLDDTVERWLPGVVTGNGNDGAAITVRQLLRHESGLANYTDYLALQTPEDFEAHRYDHWEDADLVRLALAHPPLFAPGTDWSYSNTNYTVAGMIIERVTGKPWHAHLRQRILQPAGMTQTSFPGDDPDLPDPHAQAYESFPPDVPRYDATRWNTTAAGAAGGLVTTPTDLSLFWQALRQGRLLRPAEFREMHRTVQISENGSGYGLGVFRIPSECGELWGHDGGTPGMYTMDAVTPDGDRSVIISISSAPTDPANASARATQLINDALCQAR, from the coding sequence ATGCACCGACGCATCGGACGCGCCGCCGCGCTGGTCGCGACGGCGACGGCAGCCGCGACGCTGACCACCGCGGTACCCGCGGTCGCGGGCCCGGCCTCCGCGCACTCCGACCGCCGCCTGCTTCAGCAGGCCGTCGACGACCTCGCCGGGTACGGCATCACCGGCGTCCAGGCCCTGATCCGGGACGGCCGCCGCACCGCCGAGGCCCGGGCCGGCGTCGCGGACATCACCACGAACCGGCCGGTGCCGAAGAACGGCTATTTCCGGATGGGCAGCAACACGAAGACGTTCACCTCCGTCATCCTGCTGCAGCTGGTCGGCGAGGGCCGGCTCCGGCTGGACGACACGGTCGAGCGGTGGCTGCCCGGTGTGGTCACCGGGAACGGCAACGACGGCGCCGCGATCACGGTCCGCCAGTTGCTGCGCCACGAGTCCGGCCTGGCCAACTACACCGACTATCTCGCGCTGCAGACGCCGGAGGACTTCGAGGCCCACCGGTACGACCACTGGGAGGACGCGGATCTGGTCCGGCTCGCGCTGGCCCACCCGCCGCTGTTCGCGCCCGGCACGGACTGGAGTTACTCGAATACGAACTACACGGTGGCCGGCATGATCATCGAGCGGGTCACCGGCAAGCCGTGGCACGCCCACCTGCGCCAGCGCATCCTGCAGCCGGCCGGCATGACGCAGACGTCGTTCCCCGGCGACGACCCGGACCTGCCGGACCCGCACGCGCAGGCGTACGAGAGTTTCCCGCCGGACGTGCCGCGCTACGACGCGACCCGGTGGAACACCACGGCGGCGGGCGCGGCCGGTGGCCTGGTGACCACGCCGACCGATCTGAGCCTGTTCTGGCAGGCGCTGCGGCAGGGCCGGCTCCTGCGCCCGGCAGAGTTCCGCGAGATGCACCGGACCGTGCAGATCTCCGAAAACGGCTCCGGGTACGGCCTGGGCGTCTTCCGCATCCCGTCGGAGTGCGGTGAACTGTGGGGCCACGACGGCGGCACGCCCGGTATGTACACGATGGACGCCGTCACCCCGGACGGCGACCGCTCCGTGATCATCTCGATCAGCTCGGCGCCGACCGACCCGGCGAACGCGTCCGCCCGCGCCACGCAACTGATCAACGACGCGCTCTGCCAGGCCCGATAG
- a CDS encoding DNA methyltransferase — translation MTHPPDRTTEESHGTGETRTGRNATLLAGLFPGCVTETRDPDGSVRIAIDLDRLRTELGEHLVDGAMLAAWGSAFSYLKPVFLIEFLIRTFSAPHDDALILDFFAGSGTTAHAVSGRTRPTAATAGS, via the coding sequence GTGACGCATCCCCCGGATCGCACCACGGAGGAGTCCCACGGCACCGGTGAGACACGAACGGGCCGCAACGCGACGCTGCTCGCGGGCCTCTTTCCCGGGTGCGTGACGGAGACGCGGGATCCGGACGGCTCGGTGCGCATCGCGATCGATCTCGATCGGCTGCGCACCGAGCTGGGCGAGCACCTGGTCGACGGCGCGATGCTCGCCGCTTGGGGCAGCGCGTTCTCGTACCTGAAGCCGGTTTTCCTGATCGAGTTCCTGATCCGCACGTTCAGCGCGCCGCACGACGACGCGCTGATACTGGACTTCTTCGCCGGCTCCGGCACCACCGCGCACGCGGTCTCCGGGCGAACGCGGCCGACGGCGGCAACCGCCGGCTCGTGA
- a CDS encoding winged helix-turn-helix transcriptional regulator, translating into MALVVPDVLDEGCATRQALERFASKWRVLVIYALLAGPQRHAELRRRLAGITQKVLTETLRGMESDGLVERRVLREAAPQHVEYALTELGSTLREPLTAICEWAAAGASPAAG; encoded by the coding sequence ATGGCGTTGGTGGTTCCGGACGTGCTCGACGAGGGTTGCGCCACCCGGCAGGCGCTGGAGCGGTTCGCGTCGAAGTGGCGGGTACTGGTGATCTACGCGCTGCTGGCCGGGCCGCAGCGGCACGCGGAGCTGCGCCGGCGGCTGGCCGGGATCACCCAGAAGGTGCTGACCGAGACGCTGCGCGGCATGGAGTCGGACGGACTGGTCGAACGCCGGGTGCTGCGCGAGGCGGCGCCGCAGCACGTGGAGTACGCGCTGACCGAACTGGGCTCGACGCTGCGGGAGCCGCTGACCGCGATCTGCGAGTGGGCGGCCGCCGGTGCTTCTCCGGCCGCGGGGTGA
- a CDS encoding alpha/beta hydrolase, with protein MTDPRVEEITFDADGVRLAGVLRIPNGADGRAVALTGPFTGVKEQVTGVYADRLARAGVITLTFDHRGFGGSDGRRQHEDAAGKLSDLRAAVTVLAGRAEVDADRIGLVGICLGGGYAVRAAATDPRVRAVAGIAGAYNSPAWFADRSGITNYRAALRSFIARADEMIPAVAPDGGEAAMGGDEPFAYYGTARGAAPNWRNEVTRGSLHALMTLDALGAAPLLAETPLLVVHGTNDDYCSPELARMLHERTPGERELRWLEADLHIDLYDSAPHVAAATEATAEFLRKHL; from the coding sequence ATGACAGACCCACGGGTGGAAGAGATCACCTTCGACGCGGACGGCGTCCGGCTGGCCGGCGTCCTGCGCATCCCCAACGGCGCGGACGGCCGGGCCGTCGCGCTGACCGGGCCGTTCACCGGCGTCAAGGAGCAGGTCACCGGCGTTTACGCGGACCGCCTCGCCCGCGCCGGTGTGATCACGCTGACGTTCGACCACCGCGGCTTCGGCGGCAGCGATGGCCGCCGTCAGCACGAGGACGCCGCCGGCAAGCTGTCCGACCTGCGGGCCGCGGTCACGGTGCTGGCCGGCCGCGCGGAGGTGGACGCGGACCGGATCGGCCTGGTCGGCATCTGCCTCGGCGGCGGTTACGCGGTGCGCGCCGCCGCCACCGATCCGCGGGTACGCGCGGTGGCCGGCATCGCGGGCGCCTACAACAGTCCCGCGTGGTTCGCCGACCGGTCCGGCATCACGAACTACCGCGCCGCCCTGCGCTCTTTCATCGCGCGCGCCGACGAGATGATCCCCGCGGTCGCGCCGGACGGCGGCGAGGCCGCGATGGGCGGCGACGAACCGTTCGCCTACTACGGCACCGCCCGCGGCGCGGCCCCGAACTGGCGCAACGAGGTGACCCGCGGGTCCCTGCACGCGCTGATGACGCTCGACGCGCTCGGTGCCGCCCCGCTGCTGGCCGAGACGCCGCTGCTGGTCGTGCACGGCACGAACGACGACTACTGCTCCCCCGAGCTGGCCCGCATGCTGCACGAGCGCACGCCGGGTGAGCGCGAGCTCCGCTGGCTGGAGGCGGACCTGCACATCGACCTCTACGACAGCGCGCCGCACGTGGCGGCCGCGACCGAAGCGACCGCGGAGTTCCTGCGCAAGCACCTGTGA
- a CDS encoding YqeB family protein — translation MITVKRSFWDLALVGAGFPVLGTGLGLLVHRFWDWLNGLAWLPLHGLVRWVGGWPEPWALAGFTGGGLALGLALTASAFWGYTMIGVDGDELVVRRGDRTRRARRAAIGTVWADESGGLTSKELVVLGRDGIELWRVRGDLPPRGNIRDVLTAHGFPWRDGGDPHASSYRRWVEDLPEDDAPDGLPRGANALLAARQRALGRDDHDDADALRQELARLGISLRDEKKRQYWRR, via the coding sequence GTGATCACGGTGAAACGGTCGTTCTGGGATCTCGCGCTGGTCGGTGCCGGTTTTCCGGTGCTCGGCACCGGCCTCGGCCTGCTGGTCCACCGGTTCTGGGACTGGCTGAACGGCCTCGCCTGGCTGCCGCTGCACGGCCTGGTCCGCTGGGTCGGCGGCTGGCCGGAACCGTGGGCGCTGGCCGGCTTCACCGGCGGCGGGCTGGCGCTCGGCCTGGCACTGACCGCGTCCGCGTTCTGGGGCTACACCATGATCGGCGTGGACGGCGACGAACTGGTGGTCCGCCGCGGCGACCGGACCAGGCGGGCCCGGCGGGCCGCGATCGGCACCGTCTGGGCCGACGAGTCCGGCGGCCTGACCAGCAAGGAACTGGTCGTGCTGGGCCGGGACGGCATCGAGCTGTGGCGGGTCCGCGGCGATCTCCCGCCGCGCGGCAACATCCGGGACGTGCTGACCGCGCACGGCTTCCCGTGGCGGGACGGCGGTGATCCACACGCGTCGTCGTACCGTCGCTGGGTCGAGGATCTTCCCGAGGACGACGCCCCGGACGGCCTGCCCCGCGGCGCGAACGCGCTGCTCGCGGCGCGACAGCGCGCGCTCGGCCGGGACGATCACGACGACGCGGACGCGCTCCGGCAGGAACTGGCCCGGCTCGGCATCTCGTTGCGGGACGAGAAGAAGCGCCAGTACTGGAGGCGGTAG
- a CDS encoding MFS transporter yields the protein MNADVRLGRPAGRWVLLATVLGSGLASIDATVVNIALPRLGEELDAGAAALQWTVNGYTLSLAALILLGGSLGDRYGRRTVFVLGVAWFALASLLCGLAPNVETLIAARVLQGVGGALLTPGSLAILEAVFVREDRAKAIGAWSGLGGVAGAIGPFLGGWLVEAASWRWVFLINVPLAVLVIGVALRHVPETRDADAPRRLDMTGAVAGAAGLGGLTYGFTAWPTLGGGHSAVLGTLALGVAGLAAFVLAERVSPHPMLPLTVFSSRAFSATNLSTFAVYAANGGVFLLVVLNLQVVTGFSPLAAGTAMLPVTALMLVLSSRAGALAERIGPRLPMTIGPLICAVALVLFARIGPDADYLRDVLPPVLVLGLGLSATVAPLTATALGSVDARYAGVASGVNNAVARAAGLLSVAVLPLAAGIGTGSLTDPAALAPTYRSSMWICAGLMVAGALIALLGVPGRTRAADTPVRTHCAVADTPLHPSERL from the coding sequence ATGAACGCGGATGTCCGACTCGGCCGCCCCGCCGGCCGCTGGGTCCTGCTCGCCACCGTGCTCGGCTCCGGCCTGGCCTCCATCGACGCCACCGTGGTCAACATCGCGCTGCCCCGGCTCGGCGAGGAACTCGACGCCGGCGCCGCCGCGCTGCAGTGGACCGTGAACGGGTACACGCTGAGCCTGGCCGCGCTGATCCTGCTCGGCGGCTCGCTCGGTGACCGGTACGGCCGCCGCACGGTCTTCGTGCTCGGCGTCGCCTGGTTCGCGCTCGCGTCGCTGCTCTGCGGCCTCGCGCCGAACGTGGAGACGCTGATCGCCGCGCGCGTACTGCAGGGCGTCGGCGGCGCGCTGCTCACGCCGGGTTCGCTGGCGATCCTGGAGGCCGTGTTCGTCCGCGAGGACCGGGCGAAGGCGATCGGCGCATGGTCCGGGCTCGGTGGCGTGGCCGGTGCGATCGGCCCGTTCCTCGGTGGCTGGCTGGTCGAGGCCGCGAGCTGGCGCTGGGTCTTCCTGATCAACGTGCCGCTCGCGGTGCTGGTGATCGGCGTCGCGCTGCGGCACGTGCCGGAGACCCGGGACGCGGACGCGCCCCGGAGGCTGGACATGACCGGCGCGGTGGCCGGCGCGGCCGGGCTGGGCGGCCTCACCTACGGCTTCACCGCCTGGCCCACGCTCGGCGGCGGTCACTCGGCCGTGCTCGGCACGCTCGCGCTCGGCGTGGCCGGTCTGGCCGCGTTCGTCCTGGCCGAGCGCGTGTCGCCGCATCCGATGCTGCCGCTGACCGTGTTCTCCTCGCGCGCGTTCTCGGCCACCAACCTGTCCACCTTCGCGGTCTACGCGGCGAACGGCGGCGTGTTCCTGCTGGTCGTGCTGAACCTCCAGGTGGTGACCGGGTTCAGCCCGCTGGCCGCGGGCACCGCGATGCTGCCGGTGACCGCGCTGATGCTGGTGCTGTCGTCCCGGGCCGGTGCGCTCGCGGAGCGGATCGGGCCGCGCCTGCCGATGACGATCGGCCCGCTGATCTGCGCGGTCGCGCTGGTGCTGTTCGCCCGGATCGGCCCGGACGCGGACTACCTGCGCGACGTACTGCCGCCGGTGCTGGTGCTCGGCCTCGGCCTGTCCGCGACCGTGGCGCCGCTGACCGCGACCGCGCTCGGCTCGGTCGACGCCCGGTACGCGGGCGTGGCCAGTGGCGTGAACAACGCGGTGGCGCGCGCGGCCGGGCTGCTGTCCGTGGCCGTGCTGCCGCTCGCGGCCGGGATCGGCACCGGCAGCCTGACCGACCCCGCCGCGCTCGCGCCCACGTACCGGTCCTCGATGTGGATCTGTGCGGGCCTGATGGTCGCCGGTGCGCTGATCGCGCTCCTCGGCGTGCCCGGCCGCACCCGCGCGGCGGACACCCCGGTGCGCACCCATTGCGCGGTGGCGGACACGCCGCTGCACCCGTCGGAGCGGCTCTGA
- a CDS encoding class I SAM-dependent methyltransferase, whose protein sequence is MANGLFLREFLRAPARTGAIAPSSRRLGTAVTAPIPQSGDPVVVELGPGTGAFTTVIQERLAGRGRHLAVELNPALATHIAERHPAVEVINDNAADLPRLLAERGVERADVVISGLPWASFPLSAQRSILDAVCATLSPDGAFTTFAYTMAARTPAARRFRRMLEDAFEEVVLGRTVTANLPPAFVYYARRAR, encoded by the coding sequence ATGGCCAACGGCCTCTTCCTGCGCGAGTTCCTCCGCGCGCCCGCGCGCACCGGGGCGATCGCACCCAGCTCGCGCCGGCTCGGCACCGCGGTCACCGCACCGATCCCGCAGAGCGGTGACCCGGTCGTGGTCGAGCTGGGCCCGGGCACCGGCGCGTTCACCACGGTCATCCAGGAGCGCCTGGCCGGTCGCGGCCGGCACCTCGCGGTCGAGCTGAACCCGGCGCTCGCCACGCACATCGCGGAGCGGCACCCGGCCGTCGAGGTGATCAACGACAACGCGGCGGACCTGCCCCGGCTGCTGGCCGAGCGCGGCGTCGAGCGGGCCGACGTGGTGATCAGCGGGCTGCCGTGGGCGTCGTTCCCACTCTCCGCGCAGCGGTCGATCCTGGACGCGGTGTGCGCGACGCTGAGCCCGGACGGCGCGTTCACCACGTTCGCGTACACGATGGCGGCCCGCACCCCGGCCGCGCGCCGGTTCCGCCGCATGCTGGAGGACGCGTTCGAGGAGGTCGTGCTGGGCCGCACGGTGACCGCGAACCTGCCGCCCGCGTTCGTCTATTACGCGCGACGCGCCCGCTGA
- a CDS encoding sigma-70 family RNA polymerase sigma factor, giving the protein MSTTTTIASAPMSDRDREDLIRANMPLVGHLVREMLGRVPAHVNRDDLTSAGLAALVTAARGFDPERGIPFHRFAATRIRGALLDELRGLDWASRSVRHRARQTDLARQHLTAMLGRTPTAYELAEHLGIAVSEITSVEDDVQRAVVLSLQGFTTGSAEDMVTEPTMGPEEMLVHREKIGYLHHAVEALPERLRVVITRYFLHDEPMAVIAAELGVTESRISQLRAEALVLLKDGLNSHLDPDQVKSNGRPDGCVARRRAGYFAQIGDRGTLSSRLARTNHHGLPVQRVA; this is encoded by the coding sequence ATGAGCACGACCACGACGATCGCGTCCGCACCGATGAGCGACCGGGACCGCGAGGACCTGATCCGCGCGAACATGCCCCTGGTCGGTCATCTGGTGCGCGAGATGCTGGGCCGGGTCCCGGCGCACGTCAACCGTGACGACCTGACCTCGGCCGGACTGGCCGCGCTGGTCACCGCCGCACGCGGTTTCGACCCGGAGCGAGGCATCCCGTTCCACCGGTTCGCCGCCACCCGGATCCGCGGCGCGCTGCTGGACGAGCTGCGCGGGCTGGACTGGGCCTCCCGCTCGGTCCGGCACCGCGCCCGGCAGACCGACCTCGCCCGCCAGCACCTGACCGCGATGCTCGGCCGCACCCCGACCGCGTACGAGCTGGCCGAGCACCTCGGCATCGCGGTCTCGGAGATCACCTCGGTCGAGGACGACGTGCAGCGCGCGGTCGTGCTCAGCCTGCAGGGCTTCACCACCGGCAGCGCCGAGGACATGGTCACCGAGCCGACCATGGGCCCGGAGGAGATGCTGGTGCACCGCGAGAAGATCGGCTATCTGCACCACGCGGTGGAGGCGCTGCCCGAGCGTCTGCGCGTCGTGATCACCCGGTACTTCCTGCACGACGAGCCGATGGCCGTGATCGCGGCCGAACTCGGCGTCACCGAGTCGCGCATCTCCCAGCTCCGCGCGGAGGCGTTGGTGCTGCTCAAGGACGGTCTGAACAGCCACCTCGACCCGGACCAGGTGAAGAGCAACGGCCGCCCGGACGGCTGCGTGGCCCGCCGCCGCGCCGGATACTTCGCGCAGATCGGCGACCGTGGCACGCTCTCCAGCCGGCTGGCCCGCACCAACCACCACGGCCTGCCGGTGCAACGAGTGGCCTGA
- a CDS encoding MDR family MFS transporter — protein sequence MSASATTSASPAAEGDFTHRQIMTILGGLMMGMFLAALDQTIVATAIRTIADDLHGFSVQAWATTAFLITSTISTPLYGKLSDIYGRRRFFLAAIGIFVIGSALCGMAGDMYQLAAYRAVQGVGAGGLMSLALAIIGDIVPPRERAKYQGYFLAVFGSASVLGPVLGGLFAEADDLLGIAGWRYIFYINVPLGLLAMVVVARVLHLPHHRTDHRIDWPGALTLILGLVPLLTVAEQGRDWGWSSGRAILCYAIGAIGLVAFVFAERAYKDEALLPPRLFRIRTFGVGAASSFVVGMAMFGGLMMVPLYLQIVKGSSPMVAGLQMIPFVLGIMTGSIVFGQIIFRTGRYRFIPIVGSALMLIALFLFSLITADTPLPLTMGIMLLMGLGLGGNMQPMVTAVQNAVSPREIGTATSAVTFFRQMGGTLGTAVFLSVLFAAVPGKIRDAFGSAQADPEFQAALRDNPAQAQALQAGQSAEGLNDTSFINTLDDVIAHPFKVGFSESMSLVFLIAGIVMIVGLVVVLFLPELPLQNRSAAAARAAEAAEARAAAENS from the coding sequence GTGAGCGCCTCTGCCACCACCTCCGCCTCGCCCGCCGCCGAGGGCGACTTCACCCACCGCCAGATCATGACGATCCTGGGCGGGCTGATGATGGGCATGTTCCTGGCCGCGCTGGACCAGACCATCGTCGCCACCGCGATCCGGACCATCGCCGACGACCTGCACGGCTTCTCGGTCCAGGCGTGGGCCACCACGGCGTTCCTGATCACGTCCACGATCTCGACGCCGCTCTACGGCAAGCTCTCCGACATCTACGGCCGCCGCCGGTTCTTCCTGGCCGCGATCGGCATCTTCGTGATCGGCTCCGCGCTCTGCGGGATGGCCGGTGACATGTACCAGCTCGCCGCGTACCGCGCGGTCCAGGGCGTCGGCGCCGGTGGCCTGATGTCACTGGCGCTGGCGATCATCGGGGACATCGTGCCGCCCCGCGAGCGCGCCAAGTACCAGGGCTACTTCCTGGCCGTCTTCGGCAGCGCCAGCGTGCTCGGCCCGGTCCTCGGCGGCCTGTTCGCCGAGGCCGACGACCTGCTCGGCATCGCCGGCTGGCGCTACATCTTCTACATCAACGTGCCGCTCGGCCTGCTCGCCATGGTCGTCGTCGCCCGCGTGCTGCACCTGCCGCACCACCGCACCGACCACCGGATCGACTGGCCGGGCGCGCTCACGCTGATTCTCGGCCTGGTCCCGCTGCTCACCGTGGCCGAGCAGGGCCGCGACTGGGGCTGGAGCTCCGGCCGCGCGATCCTCTGCTACGCGATCGGCGCGATCGGGCTGGTCGCGTTCGTGTTCGCCGAGCGCGCGTACAAGGACGAGGCGCTGCTCCCGCCGCGGCTGTTCCGGATCCGCACGTTCGGCGTCGGCGCGGCCAGCAGCTTCGTGGTCGGCATGGCGATGTTCGGCGGGCTGATGATGGTGCCGCTCTACCTGCAGATCGTGAAGGGCTCGTCGCCGATGGTGGCCGGCCTGCAGATGATCCCGTTCGTGCTCGGCATCATGACCGGCTCGATCGTCTTCGGTCAGATCATCTTCCGCACCGGCCGGTACCGTTTCATCCCGATCGTCGGGTCCGCGCTGATGCTGATCGCGCTGTTCCTGTTCTCGTTGATCACCGCGGACACGCCACTCCCGCTGACGATGGGCATCATGCTGCTGATGGGCCTCGGGCTCGGCGGCAACATGCAGCCGATGGTCACCGCGGTGCAGAATGCGGTCTCCCCGCGCGAGATCGGCACCGCCACGTCCGCGGTCACGTTCTTCCGCCAGATGGGCGGCACGCTCGGCACCGCGGTGTTCCTCTCGGTGCTCTTCGCGGCCGTCCCCGGCAAGATCCGGGACGCGTTCGGCAGCGCACAGGCCGACCCGGAGTTCCAGGCCGCGCTGCGCGACAACCCGGCGCAGGCCCAGGCGCTGCAGGCCGGCCAGTCCGCCGAGGGCCTGAACGACACCTCGTTCATCAACACGCTGGACGACGTCATCGCCCACCCGTTCAAGGTCGGCTTCTCCGAGTCGATGAGCCTGGTCTTCCTGATCGCCGGCATCGTCATGATCGTCGGCCTCGTGGTGGTCCTCTTCCTCCCCGAACTCCCGCTCCAGAACCGCTCCGCCGCCGCGGCCCGCGCCGCCGAGGCCGCCGAAGCCCGGGCCGCCGCCGAAAACAGCTGA